One Glycine max cultivar Williams 82 chromosome 4, Glycine_max_v4.0, whole genome shotgun sequence DNA segment encodes these proteins:
- the LOC547867 gene encoding probable choline kinase 2, translating into MGATEDLVNSTQGAAECQENRTTGPSENPIKDNTSSTSENLVQYKALDAENPVSDQQGGAEIPETGGAENPASDQKNVEQIPASEQVGIAENMVNDQAGGAEDPTKDRTAGGAENPLNDLIFLAQNSESEQAGSVENLLSDQAGVAEDHTKNRAAGSAENPSNDLIDLAQNPESEQAGSEENLLNYQAGGVENSAKNHAAAGAGDPPNDQAADGAENSAKNLSARSAGDPPHDQAADAIENSLNNQTEATEKLVKDEQGTAESFVEDVADAVEMPENSQRNGVETPVSNKADRLPEEAKEILKSLASKWEDVLDANALQVIPLKGAMTNEVFQIKWPTMTGELSRKVLVRMYGEGVDVFFDRDNEIHTFEFMSKNGQGPRLLGRFTNGRVEEFIHARTLSASDLRDPSISALIAAKMKEFHDLDMPGEKKVHLWDRLRNWLSEAKRLSSPKEVEAFYLDTIDKEISILEKELSGSHQQIKFCHNDLQYGNIMLDEETNSVTIIDYEYASYNPVAFDIANHFCEMAANYHTEEPHILDYNKYPDFEERQRFVQAYLSTSGEQPSDSEVEQLLQEIEKYTLANHLFWGVWGIISAQVNTIDFDYKEYAKQRFQEYWARKPYLLINSEAPSPYNVPEGTGELASAVPTKSKNSGIFRKMKRVLGLGLFRSKS; encoded by the exons ATGGGTGCAACTGAAGATCTTGTGAACAGCACACAGGGTGCAGCAGAATGTCAGGAAAACCGCACCACAGGTCCTTCAGAAAATCCAATAAAGGACAACACCAGTAGTACTTCAGAAAATCTTGTACAGTACAAAGCACTAGATGCAGAAAATCCTGTAAGTGATCAACAAGGTGGTGCAGAAATTCCTGAAACTGGAGGTGCTGAAAATCCTGCAAGTGACCAAAAAAATGTGGAACAAATTCCTGCAAGTGAGCAAGTGGGTATTGCAGAAAATATGGTAAATGACCAAGCAGGTGGTGCAGAAGATCCCACAAAGGACCGAACAGCAGGTGGTGCAGAAAATCCTTTAAATGACCTAATATTTCTTGCACAAAATTCTGAAAGTGAACAAGCAGGTAGTGTGGAAAATCTGTTAAGCGACCAAGCAGGTGTTGCAGAAGATCACACAAAGAACCGTGCAGCAGGTAGTGCCGAAAATCCTTCAAATGACCTAATAGATCTTGCACAAAATCCTGAAAGTGAACAAGCAGGTAGTGAGGAAAATCTGTTAAACTACCAAGCAGGTGGTGTAGAAAATTCTGCAAAGAACCATGCAGCAGCTGGTGCAGGAGATCCTCCAAATGACCAAGCTGCAGATGGTGCAGAGAATTCTGCAAAAAACCTATCAGCACGTAGTGCAGGAGATCCTCCACATGACCAAGCAGCAGATGCTATAGAAAATTCTTTAAACAACCAAACAGAAGCTACAGAGAAACTTGTAAAGGATGAACAGGGTACTGCAGAAAGTTTTGTAGAAGATGTAGCAGATGCTGTTGAAATGCCTGAAAACAGCCAAAGAAATGGTGTTGAAACCCCTGTAAGCAACAAAGCAGATCGCCTCCCAGAAGAAGCAAAGGAGATACTGAAATCATTGGCAAGTAAATGGGAGGATGTACTTGATGCAAATGCATTGCAGGTGATCCCTCTCAAAGGGGCAATGACGAATGAGGTATTCCAGATAAAGTGGCCAACTATGACAGGGGAATTGTCACGAAAGGTTCTTGTTAGAATGTATGGTGAGGGTGTGGACGTGTTCTTTGATAGGGATAATGAGATCCACACATTTGAATTCATGTCAAAGAATGGGCAAGGTCCTCGTCTACTAGGACGATTTACGAATGGCCGTGTTGAAGAGTTTATCCATGCACGG ACATTATCAGCATCTGATCTACGTGATCCATCTATTTCTGCTCTTATAGCAGCCAAAATGAAGGAGTTCCATGATCTAGATATGCCTGGTGAAAAGAAAGTCCATCTTTGGGATAGATTGCG AAATTGGCTTAGTGAAGCCAAACGTTTATCGTCCCCTAAAGAAGTTGAAGCTTTTTATTTGGATACAATCGACAAAGAAATCTCTATTTTGGAAAAGGAACTATCAGGCTCTCaccaacaaataaaattttgccaCAATGATTTACAATATGGTAACATAATGCTTGATGAAGAGACAAATTCTGTGACCATCATA GACTATGAATATGCTAGTTATAATCCTGTAGCATTTGATATAGCAAACCACTTCTGTGAGATGGCTGCTAACTATCATACAGAAGAGCCTCATATCCTTGACTACAATAAATATCCTG ATTTTGAGGAGCGTCAAAGATTTGTGCAGGCATATCTGAGTACCTCCG GTGAGCAGCCTAGTGACAGTGAAGTGGAGCAGCTACTTCAAGAAATTGAGAAGTATACACTTGCAAATCATCTATTCTGGGGCGTTTGGGGAATAATTTCG GCACAAGTAAACACTATCGACTTTGACTACAAGGAGTATGCTAAACAGAGATTTCAAGAGTACTGGGCAAGGAAACCTTATCTTCTAATAAACTCTGAAGCGCCTTCTCCTTATAATGTGCCTGAGGGTACAG GAGAGCTAGCTTCAGCAGTGCCCACTAAATCGAAGAACTCTGGTATCTTTAGGAAGATGAAGAGAGTTTTGGGTCTCGGCTTGTTCAGGTCTAAGAGCTAG